The proteins below are encoded in one region of Deltaproteobacteria bacterium:
- a CDS encoding GFA family protein, translating into MSDHPEINAPVHGECFCGAVKFEVTLPTLFCAHCHCSMCRRVHGAGYVTWFAVPYTQFQLTEGKDHLKIYRSSDHGWRSFCDVCSSSLFCESTNHPQHIDIVLANLKGEIDRPPQAHYYYSNHVDWVPLDNELPRFGGETGIEPLEE; encoded by the coding sequence ATGAGTGACCACCCTGAGATCAATGCTCCCGTGCACGGCGAATGTTTTTGCGGTGCGGTAAAATTTGAAGTGACGCTCCCGACACTGTTCTGCGCGCATTGCCATTGTTCCATGTGTCGTCGTGTCCATGGCGCCGGCTACGTCACCTGGTTTGCGGTGCCGTACACGCAGTTCCAGCTGACGGAAGGTAAAGATCATCTGAAAATTTACCGCTCCTCTGATCATGGCTGGCGATCGTTCTGTGACGTATGTAGCAGCTCACTTTTTTGTGAGTCGACGAATCACCCACAACATATTGATATTGTCTTGGCTAATCTCAAAGGCGAAATCGACCGTCCGCCGCAAGCGCATTATTACTATTCCAATCATGTCGATTGGGTGCCACTGGATAATGAGCTGCCGCGGTTTGGTGGAGAGACTGGGATCGAGCCGTTGGAGGAGTAA
- a CDS encoding tetratricopeptide repeat protein: MSESAPAPTATKPIPKRNLASPPELSEKRDAAYDLNVETTVGHKDGWGLAMAAAFQPQEMPSPSSSSSASTWVEEATQRQDAHLWRLLARACEERGEYREALGYATEALRVQPDNVASLSLLAQLHEKRHADSDAARWHQQVLVQDPTRKTSNRFLAHYHYARDDYKRALSYFTQLLEAEPQLRTNRLYCVLTRLKMSHLRGGAKFLTEVHSWRDLSPEERALAHELFVLSGRRCLAGKQIVRATQYLGGGRKQLTAIVIDRSGEPLHKSRDERRDHCVLASV, encoded by the coding sequence ATGTCAGAGTCAGCCCCAGCGCCCACTGCGACGAAACCTATACCCAAACGTAACCTCGCTTCTCCTCCTGAACTCTCAGAAAAGCGGGATGCTGCGTACGACCTCAATGTCGAGACGACGGTCGGGCACAAAGACGGTTGGGGGCTCGCGATGGCAGCGGCGTTCCAGCCGCAAGAAATGCCGTCTCCCTCCTCTTCATCTTCTGCAAGTACCTGGGTAGAGGAAGCGACCCAACGGCAAGATGCTCATTTGTGGCGACTGCTGGCACGCGCTTGTGAAGAGAGAGGCGAATATCGTGAGGCGTTGGGGTATGCGACAGAAGCCTTACGCGTACAGCCGGACAATGTTGCTTCGCTCAGTCTTCTCGCGCAATTGCATGAGAAGCGGCACGCCGACTCGGACGCTGCCCGCTGGCACCAACAAGTGCTGGTTCAGGATCCTACGCGCAAAACCTCGAATCGTTTCCTTGCCCATTATCACTATGCTCGGGATGACTACAAACGGGCGCTGTCCTATTTCACGCAACTGCTCGAAGCAGAGCCGCAATTGCGGACCAACCGCCTCTACTGTGTGCTCACGCGGTTGAAAATGTCTCATCTTCGCGGCGGTGCGAAGTTCCTTACTGAAGTACATAGTTGGCGAGATCTCTCTCCGGAAGAACGTGCATTGGCGCATGAACTGTTTGTTCTGTCTGGAAGGCGTTGTCTTGCGGGAAAACAGATTGTGCGCGCAACGCAGTACTTAGGCGGTGGCAGGAAACAACTTACCGCAATAGTGATTGACCGGAGTGGAGAGCCTCTGCACAAGAGCAGGGATGAGAGACGAGACCATTGTGTGCTGGCTTCGGTCTAA